AGACCGGCGACCGGGTGGTGACCAGCGGCGGGGTGCGGGGAACCGTCATCGCGCTGCGCGACGACTGCGTGCACCTGCGCGTCCCCCCGGACAACCTGCGGCTGGAAGTGGTGAAATCGGCGGTGGTCTCCGTCAATCCTCCGGAGGAGAGCAAGTCCTGACGGCGGAAGCCGCGGGCGGAACGCGATCATGAAAAAGAACCTGTGGGCCCGAGCGATCCTGATCCTGGCGGTGCTGCTGGCCTTCGTCTACGGCATCCTGGGATGGCCGCAGCAGTGGAGCCGGCAGGGCCTGCTCGACGCCCTGCAGCAGCGCATCCACCTGGGTCTGGACCTGAAGGGCGGCACCCACCT
This genomic interval from Terriglobales bacterium contains the following:
- the yajC gene encoding preprotein translocase subunit YajC, with protein sequence MGSAAWLQAGGSSLVALLPLVLIFVIFYFLLILPQQRKQKKWQQMLEALKTGDRVVTSGGVRGTVIALRDDCVHLRVPPDNLRLEVVKSAVVSVNPPEESKS